The following are encoded together in the Brassica napus cultivar Da-Ae chromosome A9, Da-Ae, whole genome shotgun sequence genome:
- the LOC106429786 gene encoding vacuolar sorting protein 3 codes for MAKSRSVVELTTRYDLGGVDKIRSLCLSPHSDSQTLVYLGTFSGSILLLSLDTSTNIVARLGTVSLSASPVESIFVLGQERGKVLALCNGYLFLVDSLLSQPAKRLGGVLKGINVVARRVRGRESSSSTDLLLLPSEVSGESSSSKKFLQMIGGGSRVSDLKGKDLRREGVLHQGRYVFAVAIGERMLLIELQCDEEDGKGDSFVVLKEIVGIGGVKTLVWLDDYVVAGTDKGYSLISCVTGQSGVIFTLPDVSDPPLLKLLCKEWKVLLLVDNVGVVVDTNGQPVGGSLVFRRRPDSVGELSFYLVTVGDGKMELHQKKSGACVQSVSFGPEGCGPSVLAVDEAGDGNLLAVTTMSKVIFYRRVSYEEQIKDLLRKKRYREAISLVEELDSEGEISKEMLSFLHAQIGYLLLFDLRFEEAVNQFLKSESMEPSEVFPFIMRDPNRWSLQVPRNRYWGLHPPPAPLEDVVDNGLAAIQRAIFLRKAGMDTPVDEEFSSNPPSRADLLESAIKNMTRYLEVSREKDLSHPVREGIDTLLMLLYRALNRVEDMENLASSVNNCVVEELESLLNESEHLRTLAFLYASKGMSAKALAIWRLFAKNYSSGLWQDSDDLVPYLHENELIRLSGKEAAAAEAARILEEPCDPELALQHLSWISDINPLFAIQVLTSDKRTEELLPEKVIQAIDPQKVEIIQRYLQWLIEDRDYNDPQLHTSYALSLAKSALECVEVQNGNQETDTGSREAHDCNVGNISLFEIDVRERLQTFLQSSDLYDPEEILNLIEGSELWLEKAILYRRIGQETVVLQILALKLEDCAAAEQYCVEIGRPDAFMQLLDMYLDPQNGKEPMFKAAVRLLHNHGESLDPLQVLEKLSPDMPLKLASDTILRMLRARVHHHRQGQIVHNVSRALDVDSRLARLEERSRHVQINDESLCDSCFARLGTKLFAMYPDDTIVCYKCYRRLGESKSVTGRDFKRDVLIKPGWLVNR; via the exons ATGGCCAAATCTCGATCAGTTGTGGAGCTCACTACCCGCTACGATCTCGGCGGCGTCGACAAGATCCGATCCCTATGTCTCTCCCCTCACTCCGATTCCCAAACCCTAGTCTACCTCGGCACTTTCTCCGGATCCATTCTTCTCCTCTCCCTCGACACTTCGACCAACATCGTCGCGCGTCTCGGAACTGTATCGCTGAGCGCTTCTCCAGTCGAGTCTATCTTCGTGCTCGGCCAGGAAAGAGGCAAAGTTCTAGCACTCTGCAATGGATACTTGTTCTTGGTTGATTCGCTTCTCTCTCAACCCGCTAAGAGATTGGGTGGGGTGTTGAAAGGGATCAATGTTGTTGCTAGGAGAGTGAGGGGACGCGAGTCCTCCTCGAGTACTGACTTGTTGCTGTTGCCTTCCGAGGTTTCAGGTGAGTCTAGCTCGAGCAAGAAGTTTCTTCAGATGATTGGGGGTGGGAGTCGTGTGAGTGATCTTAAAGGTAAGGATCTTAGACGCGAGGGAGTTCTTCATCAAGGTCGTTATGTTTTCGCTGTTGCGATTGGTGAGAGGATGTTGCTGATTGAGCTTCAGTGTGATGAAGAGGACGGGAAAGGTGATTCCTTTGTTGTGTTGAAGGAGATTGTGGGGATTGGTGGGGTAAAGACTTTGGTTTGGCTTGATGATTATGTTGTTGCGGGGACTGATAAAGGGTATAGCTTGATCTCGTGTGTTACTGGTCAAAGTGGGGTGATATTCACGTTGCCTGATGTCTCTGATCCGCCGCTGCTTAAATTGCTTTGTAAAGAGTGGAAGGTGTTGTTGTTGGTGGACAATGTTGGAGTTGTTGTGGACACGAATGGTCAGCCTGTTGGTGGGAGCCTTGTGTTTCGTAGGAGGCCTGATTCTGTTGGAGAATTGTCTTTCTATTTGGTCACTGTAGGGGATGGGAAAATGGAGTTACATCAGAAGAAGTCGGGTGCTTGTGTTCAGTCAGTTAGTTTTGGTCCTGAAGGGTGTGGGCCTTCGGTTTTGGCGGTTGATGAGGCAGGAGACGGGAACCTTTTGGCTGTTACTACCATGTCAAAG GTTATTTTTTATCGGAGAGTGTCTTATGAAGAACAGATTAAAGACCTCTTGAGGAAAAAGAGATACAGAGAAGCCATCTCCTTGGTGGAGGAGCTTGACTCAGAGGGGGAAATTTCGAAAGAGATGCTTTCTTTTCTTCATGCTCAGATAGGGTATCTACTACTATTTGATTTGCGCTTTGAGGAAGCAGTGAATCAATTTCTAAAGTCAGAAAGCATGGAACCTTCTGAAGTTTTTCCTTTTATCATGCGAGATCCTAATCGATGGTCTTTGCAG GTTCCGAGAAACAGATACTGGGGGTTGCATCCCCCTCCTGCTCCTCTTGAAGATGTTGTAGATAATGGTTTGGCGGCCATCCAGAGAGCCATCTTCCTAAGAAAAGCGGGAATGGACACTCCGGTTGACGAAGAGTTTTCCTCAAACCCTCCAAGTAGAGCTGATTTATTAGAGTCAGCAATCAAAAACATGACAAG GTACCTCGAGGTCTCACGTGAGAAGGACTTAAGTCACCCAGTAAGAGAGGGAATAGACACGCTTCTAATGCTTCTGTATAGAGCCTTAAACCGTGTTGAAGATATGGAGAATCTTGCATCTTCTGTTAACAACTGCGTTGTG GAGGAGTTGGAGTCTCTTCTAAATGAATCTGAACATCTGCGGACACTTGCATTCCTATATGCAAGTAAGGGGATGAGTGCAAAGGCTCTTGCTATTTGGCGTCTCTTTGCGAAGAATTATTCATCTGGTCTGTGGCAAGACTCAGATGACTTGGTGCCTTATTTACACGAAAACGAGCTCATTAGGCTATCTGGAAAAGAGGCTGCTGCTGCAGAAGCAGCGAGGATTCTTGAGGAACCCTGTGATCCAGAACTGGCATTGCAGCATCTTAGTTGG ATTTCAGATATAAACCCATTGTTTGCTATCCAAGTCTTGACGTCAGATAAAAGGACAGAAGAGCTTTTGCCAG AGAAAGTGATCCAAGCTATTGATCCCCAAAAAGTTGAAATCATACAGAG GTACCTCCAATGGTTGATTGAAGATAGAGATTATAATGACCCGCAGCTGCATACATCATATGCTCTCTCACTTGCCAAGTCAGCACTTGAGTGTGTTGAAGTTCAAAATGGTAACCAAGAAACGGATACTGGAAGCAGAGAAGCACATGATTGCAATGTAGGAAATATTTCTCTGTTTGAAATTGATGTGCGGGAAAGATTGCAGACCTTTTTGCAGTCCTCAGATCTGTATGACCCTGAAGAAATATTGAATTTGATTGAAGGATCAGAACTGTGGTTGGAAAAG GCTATACTTTACCGAAGGATAGGACAGGAGACAGTGGTCCTTCAAATTCTTGCTCT GAAGCTCGAGGATTGTGCAGCTGCAGAGCAATATTGTGTAGAGATTGGAAGACCAGATGCATTTATGCA GTTACTTGATATGTACCTGGATCCTCAAAATGGCAAAGAGCCTATGTTCAAAGCTGCTGTTCGTCTTCTCCACAACCATGGGGAATCACTTGATCCTTTGCAAGTTTTGGAA aaatTGTCTCCTGACATGCCCTTAAAACTGGCTTCAGATACAATTTTGAGAATGCTGAGGGCTCGggttcatcatcatcgtcaAGGCCAA ATCGTACACAATGTCTCTCGCGCATTAGATGTGGATTCAAGGTTGGCAAGATTAGAAGAAAGATCACGTCACGTGCAGATAAACGATGAGAGCCTCTGTGATTCTTGCTTCGCCCGCCTAGGAACTAAGCTATTTGCTATGTACCCTGATGATACCATTGTGTGTTACAAG TGTTACAGACGCCTGGGTGAATCAAAGTCAGTAACGGGCCGTGACTTCAAGCGAGATGTTCTGATAAAACCCGGTTGGTTAGTGAACCGGTAG
- the LOC106429805 gene encoding SUN domain-containing protein 3 codes for MQTLLARRRVSHKSFNGMKTSFYKVSLSLVFLLWLLLFLSSLLISLGDGAKDAPLVHSVGISDPDETAVPFDALPLVEPEGSEDQEKSVKQEDTNSIVSGKDTESKDKDDFSNQSETIKTDTKGSDAESKVTDFSKQSEMNKTGLWNDAESKDIELLKQSQTNKTCTGNDTEDTKGNEFFKQIQTNKTGTGNDTENKDNDILKQNQKMNKTHPVNGTEEINASKPDQLSRAVPLGLDEFKSRASHTRNKSLSSQISGVTHRMEPGGKEYNYASASKGAKVLSSNKEAKGAASILSRDNDKYLRNPCSAEGKYVVIELSEETLVNTIKIANFEHYSSNLKEFELQGTLVYPTDTWVHMGNFTAANVKQEQNFTLVEPKWVRYLKLRLLSHYGSEFYCTLSLVEVYGVDAVERMLEDLIAVEDNKNTFNTREGDSEQKEKPIKQQAESSEGVDGSTEREKELETSPENTVAKAEASMASNKITEPVEEVRRHQPGSRMPGDTVLKILMQKLRSLDVNLSVLERYLEELNTRYGNIFKEMDHETEAREKVIETLRLDVEGMKERQERMVSEAEEMKEWRKRVEREMERAEKENEKVSKRVEEVWQRVEWMEKKGLIVFTLCIGFGTMAVIAVLVGIGTGRAEKTGGGGWILLLICSTFIMFVLSL; via the exons ATGCAAACTCTTCTGGCTAGAAGAAGAGTTTCTCACAAGAGTTTTAATGGGATGAAGACGAGCTTCTacaaagtctctctctctcttgttttcCTCCTTTGGCTACTCCTCTTCCTCTCCTCCTTGTTGATCAGCCTTGGAGATGGTGCTAAAG ATGCGCCTTTGGTTCACTCTGTTGGAATATCTGATCCTGATGAGACTGCTGTGCCTTTTGATGCGCTGCCACTAGTAGAGCCTGAGGGAAGTGAAGACCAAGAAAAGTCGGTGAAGCAAGAAGATACCAATAGCATAGTTTCAGGGAAAGATACAGAAAGCAAAGACAAAGATGATTTTTCGAATCAAAGTGAGACAATCAAGACAGATACCAAAGGGAGTGATGCAGAAAGCAAAGTCACTGACTTTTCGAAGCAAAGTGAGATGAACAAGACTGGTTTATGGAATGATGCAGAGAGCAAAGACATTGAGTTATTGAAGCAAAGTCAAACGAACAAGACATGCACAGGGAATGATACAGAAGACACCAAAGGCAATGAGTTTTTTAAGCAAATTCAAACAAACAAGACAGGCACCGGGAATGATACAGAAAACAAAGACAATGATATTTTGAAGCAAAATCAGAAGATGAACAAAACACATCCAGTGAATGGTACAGAAGAGATCAATGCTTCAAAGCCTGATCAACTCTCTCGTGCTGTTCCGCTTGGCCTTGATGAGTTCAAGAGCAGAGCTTCTCACACTAGAAACAAATCGTTATCAAGTCAGATCAGCGGTGTGACTCACAGGATGGAGCCTGGAGGGAAAGAGTACAACTATGCATCTGCTTCAAAAGGCGCAAAGGTTCTGTCTTCTAACAAGGAAGCAAAAGGAGCTGCAAGCATTCTAAGCCGGGACAACGACAAGTACCTCAGGAACCCGTGTTCTGCTGAAGGTAAATACGTTGTCATAGAGCTTTCAGAAGAAACGTTGGTCAATACCATCAAGATCGCCAACTTTGAGCATTACTCGTCCAATCTGAAAGAGTTTGAGCTTCAAGGCACCTTGGTTTATCCAACTGATACATGGGTTCACATGGGTAACTTCACAGCTGCAAACGTGAAGCAAGAGCAGAACTTCACACTCGTGGAGCCAAAGTGGGTCAGATACTTGAAGCTAAGACTTCTTAGTCATTATGGCTCAGAGTTCTACTGCACCTTGAGTTTAGTCGAAGTCTATGGAGTGGATGCCGTAGAACGGATGCTGGAGGATTTGATAGCTGTGGAAGACAACAAAAATACATTCAACACCCGAGAGGGAGATTCTGAGCAGAAGGAGAAGCCAATAAAGCAGCAAGCAGAGTCCTCTGAAGGAGTTGATGGTTCCacagagagagaaaaggaacTTGAAACCTCACCAGAGAATACGGTAGCAAAAGCTGAAGCATCAATGGCTAGTAATAAGATCACAGAGCCAGTGGAAGAGGTAAGGCGTCATCAGCCAGGAAGCAGAATGCCAGGAGACACAGTGCTGAAGATACTGATGCAGAAGTTAAGGTCATTAGACGTGAACCTATCAGTTCTAGAGAGATACTTAGAGGAACTAAACACAAGATACGGGAACATATTCAAGGAGATGGACCACGAAACCGAGGCGAGAGAAAAAGTGATTGAGACTTTGAGACTTGACGTGGAAGGTATGAAGGAGAGACAAGAGAGAATGGTGAGTGAAGCAGAGGAGATGAAAGAGTGGCGaaagagagtagagagagagatggagagagctGAGAAAGAGAATGAAAAGGTGAGCAAGAGGGTTGAAGAAGTTTGGCAAAGAGTGGAGTGGATGGAGAAGAAAGGTTTGATAGTGTTCACCTTGTGTATAGGTTTTGGGACTATGGCGGTTATTGCAGTTTTGGTCGGTATAGGGACAGGACGAGCAGAGAAGACAGGTGGTGGGGGTTGGATCTTGTTATTGATTTGCTCAACATTCATTATGTTCGTTTTGTCTCTTTGA
- the LOC106429774 gene encoding cytochrome c-like yields the protein MASFDEAPPGNSKAGEKIFRTKCAQCHTVDKGAGHKQGPNLNGLFGRQSGTTAGYSYSAANKNKAVEWEEKTLYDYLLNPKKYIPGTKMVFPGLKKPQDRADLIAYLKESTA from the exons ATGGCGTCGTTTGATGAAGCACCACCAGGAAACTCCAAGGCCGGAGAGAAGATCTTCAGGACCAAGTGTGCTCAGTGTCACACCGTCGACAAAGGCGCCGGTCACAAACAAG GACCGAACCTAAACGGTCTGTTTGGAAGACAGTCTGGAACAACGGCTGGTTACTCTTACTCTGCTGCTAACAAGAACAAAGCTGTGGAATGGGAAGAGAAGACCTTGTACGATTACTTGCTCAACCCCAAGAAG TACATTCCTGGAACGAAGATGGTCTTCCCTGGGCTCAAGAAGCCTCAAGACCGTGCTGATCTCATCGCCTACTTGAAGGAATCTACTGCTTAG
- the LOC106429773 gene encoding TVP38/TMEM64 family membrane protein slr0305 produces the protein MRSLTLTLRSSSLPFTFTSSSFRRFHFLKPCSSSLKQTKKQQQSLRRSPPPSTAPPPKSLRWFFNPKSSDDDDAKSPKAESDEGSGGDAAIKGTILAGVLLIGTVGGFAGVGYVYRDQINTFLTQFSTFIEGYGPAGYALFIAVYAGLEILAIPALPLTMSAGLLFGSLVGTIIVSISGTMAASVAFLIARYFARERILKLVEGNKKFLAIDKAIGENGFRVVTLLRLSPLLPFSLGNYLYGLTSVKFVPYVLGSWLGMLPGSWAYVSAGAFGRAIIQEESAVGLPGGNGQLLTLGLGLLVTALAATYVTGLAKDAIKDIDDE, from the exons ATGCGCAGCCTCACTCTAACTCTCAGATCCTCTTCTCTCCCATTCACCttcacctcctcctccttcagACGCTTCCATTTCCTCAAGCCATGTTCTTCCTCCCTCAAACAAACGAAGAAGCAGCAACAGTCTCTCCGCCGCTCTCCGCCTCCTTCCACCGCCCCTCCTCCCAAAAGTCTCCGATGGTTCTTCAATCCCAAATCCAGCGACGACGACGACGCTAAGTCCCCCAAAGCTGAGAGCGACGAAGGATCGGGCGGGGATGCTGCTATCAAGGGTACGATTCTTGCCGGAGTGTTGTTGATTGGTACTGTTGGTGGATTCGCCGGCGTTGGCTACGTCTACAGAGACCAGATCAATACCTTTCTCACTCAGTTCTCCACTTTCATCGAAG GTTATGGTCCGGCTGGGTATGCGCTGTTCATTGCTGTGTACGCTGGCCTTGAG ATACTAGCCATTCCGGCTCTCCCGTTGACCATGTCGGCTGGTCTTCTCTTCGGTTCCCTCGTTGGCACCATCATTGTTTCCATCAGTGGAACT ATGGCTGCTAGTGTTGCTTTTCTGATTGCTAGATACTTTGCTAGAGAGCGTATCCTTAAGTTAGTTGAAGGTAACAAGAAGTTCCTGGCCATAGATAAAGCCATTGGTGAGAATGGGTTTAGGGTTGTTACTCTCCTTCGGCTAAGCCCTCTGCTTCCTTTCTCTCTTGGCAATTACCTCTACGGCTTGACGTCTGTCAAGTTTGTGCCTTATGTACTTGGAAG TTGGTTAGGTATGCTTCCAGGATCTTGGGCTTATGTCAGCGCTGGAGCTTTTGGACGAGCAATCATT CAAGAAGAATCAGCTGTTGGATTGCCAGGAGGAAACGGCCAGCTTCTAACGCTCGGGTTGGGTCTGTTGGTAACTGCATTAGCTGCAACATATGTAACTGGCCTAGCAAAG GATGCTATAAAGGATATTGATGATGAGTAG
- the LOC106429788 gene encoding SCY1-like protein 2 A produces MSINMRTLTQALAKTAAVIEKTVQTTVQEVTGPKPLQDYELLYQIGSGGPGLAWKLYSAKARDSTRPQQYPTVCVWVLDKRALSEARARAGLSKAAEDSFLDLIRADAGKLVRLRHPGVVHVVQALDENKNAMAMVTEPLFASVANALGDVENVDNVPKDLKSMEMSLLEVKHGLLQMAETLNFLHNNAHLIHRAVSPENVLITSAGSWKFAGFGFAISEAQAGNLDNMQSFHYAEYDVEDSILPLQPSLNYTAPELVRSKAPSAGASSDIFSFGCLAYHLVARKPLFDCHNNVKMYMNTLNYLTNETFSSIPSDLVSDLQRMLSTNESFRPTALDFTGSNFFRSDTRLRALRFLDHMLERDNMQKSEFLKALSDMWKDFDSRVLRYKVLPPLCAELRNLVMQPVILPMVLTIAESQDKNDFELTTLPALVPVLSSATGDTLLLLVKRADLIINKTNTEHLASHILPLLLRAYNDNDVRIQEEVLKRSTSVAKQLDGQVVRQAILPRVHGLALKTTVAAVRVNALLCLAELVQALDKHAVTEILQTIQRCTAVDRSAPTLMCTLAVANAILKQYGIEFTAEHVLPLIIPLLTAQQLNVQQFAKYMLFVKDILRKIEEKRGVTVNDSGVPEVKPGSVADGTQFPIPTQKIEKVASAAKNSPAWDEDWAIPTKSSASRDPAPANSQFNNSTVPPQPSNRTTVATTCAPVDIEWPPRQSSNVSSQPANDEARLNSGGTSSTPSFDELDPFANWPPRANSASISSGGFHNGTAATRPPPNNSGSSLSNNKTDMKQFPTANNDFWAFGNASVSSQGGSGISAGNQVPMNSFGIQNQNQGMPLSFGSSSYSNQKPPADISSIFKSSKTEQAAMRLAPPPSTAVGRGRGRGRTGTSTSRSSGSKQQQTEQPSLLDLL; encoded by the exons ATGTCGATTAACATGAGAACGCTAACCCAAGCTCTAGCCAAAACCGCCGCGGTGATTGAGAAGACGGTTCAAACCACAGTCCAGGAGGTTACAGGTCCCAAGCCTCTTCAGGACTACGAGCTCCTCTATCAGATCGGCTCCGGTGGTCCCGGCCTCGCCTGGAAGCTCTACTCGGCCAAGGCGCGTGACTCCACGCGGCCTCAGCAGTACCCAACCGTCTGCGTCTGGGTGCTTGATAAGCGCGCCTTATCCGAGGCTCGCGCCAGAGCGGGATTGTCCAAAGCTGCGGAAGACTCGTTTCTCGATCTGATTCGCGCCGACGCGGGGAAGCTGGTGCGGTTGAGGCACCCCGGTGTGGTCCACGTGGTTCAGGCGCTTGACGAGAACAAGAACGCTATGGCTATGGTTACGGAACCGTTATTCGCCTCCGTGGCTAACGCGCTTGGAGATGTTGAGAATGTGGATAACGTGCCGAAAGATCTCAAATCCATG GAGATGAGCTTGTTGGAGGTGAAGCACGGTCTACTTCAAATGGCAGAGACGTTGAACTTTCTTCATAATAACGCACATCTCATACATCGTGCTGTTTCTCCTGAG AATGTTCTTATTACTTCTGCTGGTTCCTGGAAGTTTGCTGGGTTTGGCTTTGCTATTTCAGAAGCACAGGCTGGGAATTTGGATAACATGCAATCATTCCACTACGCT GAATATGATGTTGAAGACTCGATTTTGCCACTCCAACCATCTTTAAACTATACTGCACCTGAATTAGTGCGGAGCAAAGCTCCATCAGCTGGAGCTTCTTCagatatttttagttttggttGCCTCGCCTATCATTTAGTTGCACGGAAACCATTGTTTGATTGCCACAACAATGTCAAGATG TACATGAACACATTGAACTATTTAACCAACGAAACTTTCTCATCTATACCCTCGGACTTGGTATCTGATTTGCAACGGATGCTATCAACGAACGAGTCCTTTAGACCAACAGCATTAGATTTCACAG GATCTAATTTTTTCAGAAGCGACACTAGGTTACGTGCCCTCCGTTTCCTTGATCATATGCTT GAACGAGACAACATGCAAAAGTCTGAATTCTTAAAAGCACTATCAGATATGTGGAAAGATTTTGACTCCCGTGTATTACGGTATAAG GTGCTTCCACCTCTTTGTGCTGAACTTAGGAATTTGGTTATGCAGCCAGTGATTCTTCCTATGGTTCTAACTATCGCAGAGTCTCAG GATAAGAATGACTTTGAGTTGACAACGCTCCCAGCTCTTGTTCCTGTTTTGAGTTCTGCTACGGGTGATACTCTGTTGTTGCTTGTAAAGCGTGCAGATCTTATAATTAACAAG ACTAATACAGAGCATCTTGCTTCGCATATCCTCCCTTTGCTTCTCCGAGCCTACAATGACAACGATGTCCGGATACAAGAGGAAGTTCTGAAAAGATCTACATCTGTTGCCAAACAACTTGATGGCCAG GTGGTAAGGCAAGCAATTTTGCCTCGTGTTCATGGCTTGGCTCTCAAAACCACAGTTGCTGCT GTCAGAGTAAATGCTTTGCTCTGCTTAGCAGAGTTGGTTCAAGCGCTTGATAAACACGCTGTTACTGAAATTTTGCAAACAATTCAGCGCTGTACTGCTGTCGATCGTTCTGCACCTACGCTTATGTGTACTCTTGCAGTCGCAAACGCAATTCTCAAGCAG TATGGAATTGAATTCACTGCTGAACACGTGCTTCCCTTGATTATACCGCTTCTCACTGCCCAACAACTGAACGTCCAACAGTTTGCCAAATATATGCTATTTGTCAAGGATATTCTCAG GAAAATAGAGGAGAAAAGGGGAGTTACAGTCAATGATTCTGGAGTTCCGGAAGTAAAACCAGGCTCTGTTGCTGATGGGACCCAGTTTCCAATACCAACCCAAAAAATTGAGAAGGTTGCTTCTGCAGCAAAGAACAGTCCTGCATGGGATGAAGACTGGGCCATCCCGACCAAAAGTTCTGCTTCGAGAGATCCTGCACCCGCAAACTCCCAGTTTAACAATTCAACAGTTCCACCACAGCCATCGAACAGGACAACAGTGGCAACGACATGCGCTCCAGTTGATATAGAGTGGCCACCGAGACAATCTTCCAATGTCAGTTCTCAGCCAGCTAATGATGAGGCACGGCTTAACTCAGGTGGAACATCATCAACTCCAAGTTTTGATGAACTAGACCCTTTTGCTAATTGGCCTCCACGAGCCAACAGTGCTTCCATTTCTTCTGGGGGTTTCCACAACGGTACCGCTGCCACTCGACCTCCACCGAACAACAGTGGTTCTAGTTTGAGCAACAACAAAACAGACATGAAGCAGTTTCCAACGGCTAACAACGACTTCTGGGCCTTTGGCAATGCCTCCGTCTCTTCTCAAGGGGGTTCAGGTATCAGTGCAGGTAACCAAGTTCCTATGAACTCTTTTGGGATTCAAAATCAGAACCAAGGAATGCCGTTGTCTTTCGGAAGCAGTTCATACAGTAACCAAAAGCCGCCAGCAGACATCAGTTCCATATTCAAGTCAAGCAAAACTGAGCAAGCTGCAATGAGACTCGCACCACCACCTTCGACAGCCGTGGGAAGAGGAAGGGGAAGGGGTAGAACTGGGACATCTACGTCAAGGTCAAGTGGTTCGAAGCAGCAACAAACTGAGCAGCCATCGCTGTTGGATCTGTTGTGA